Proteins encoded together in one Fluviicola sp. window:
- a CDS encoding FkbM family methyltransferase, with protein sequence MKKTLFTNRFAEILLLALIRLAGSRPWVFKFVPPNKDYKPGSHRKAKRKGISYQLDISDYQEWLVYFHCKTDSSDYLLDYLEKSTVIFDIGANIGQTAFNMSLVQQSKGLHPVIYAFEPYPKTFGKLERNIGNNPALIVKAYNLGLGSEKGSLHMMQHNAWNSGGFRMTSDTSNSIVVPVISLDEFVSENQIPAIDFIKIDVEGFELEVLKGARQTIRRFRPVIVFEYSVENILAQQGNIPEALDELVKNNYKISTKEGISDLKAILELEDQTDLICIPN encoded by the coding sequence ATGAAAAAAACGCTCTTCACTAACCGATTTGCAGAAATCCTGCTTCTGGCTCTCATCCGTTTGGCCGGCTCCAGGCCCTGGGTTTTTAAATTCGTGCCTCCCAATAAGGATTACAAACCGGGAAGCCATCGAAAAGCAAAGCGAAAAGGAATCTCTTACCAATTGGATATCAGCGACTACCAGGAATGGCTGGTTTACTTCCATTGCAAAACCGATTCAAGTGATTATCTCCTGGATTACCTCGAAAAATCAACCGTTATTTTTGACATCGGGGCAAATATCGGTCAAACGGCGTTCAACATGTCGCTGGTACAGCAATCCAAAGGCTTACACCCGGTGATTTATGCTTTTGAGCCGTATCCCAAAACATTCGGAAAGCTGGAACGCAACATCGGGAACAACCCCGCATTGATCGTCAAAGCATATAACCTGGGTCTGGGAAGTGAAAAGGGTTCTCTTCACATGATGCAACACAATGCATGGAACAGCGGAGGATTCCGGATGACTTCCGACACCAGTAACAGTATCGTTGTGCCTGTTATTTCACTGGATGAATTTGTTTCGGAAAATCAGATCCCTGCTATTGACTTTATTAAAATAGATGTGGAAGGCTTTGAACTCGAAGTACTCAAAGGCGCCCGGCAAACAATCCGCAGGTTCCGGCCCGTTATCGTATTCGAATACAGCGTTGAAAACATCCTGGCCCAGCAGGGAAACATTCCGGAGGCCTTGGATGAACTGGTAAAAAACAACTATAAAATCAGTACAAAAGAAGGAATCAGCGACTTGAAAGCCATCCTGGAACTTGAAGACCAGACGGATTTGATTTGCATTCCGAATTAA
- a CDS encoding ABC transporter permease yields MQPENYLLEIKSKSKFSFGFKEILNYWELLYFFTWREIKVKYKQTLLGFAWVILQPLLMTVLFTVFLGKAVSSVSHLSVPYHLFALSGLVIWGFFSSGLSNAANSMVNNSNIIKKIYFPRLIIPISAILSSAVDFMISLVLFFIALIYFQVSINWLHLLFIPVALILIALSTLGIGMFLAALNIKYRDVRYALPFFIQGMLFVSPIMFPISITSNKIAATILQFNPVAGALELIRSVFTQYEMNVTTIIYSSISAAVLFILGLYYFRKTEAYFADLA; encoded by the coding sequence ATGCAGCCAGAGAATTATTTATTGGAAATAAAGTCAAAAAGCAAGTTCAGCTTTGGGTTCAAAGAAATTCTGAATTACTGGGAATTGCTTTATTTTTTCACCTGGCGCGAAATCAAAGTCAAATACAAACAAACGCTGCTCGGCTTTGCGTGGGTAATCCTGCAGCCATTGCTGATGACGGTACTGTTTACCGTTTTCCTGGGAAAAGCCGTTTCTTCCGTGTCACATCTGAGTGTTCCTTATCACTTGTTTGCATTGAGCGGGCTGGTTATCTGGGGATTTTTCAGCAGCGGACTTTCGAATGCCGCCAATTCCATGGTGAACAATTCAAACATCATTAAGAAAATCTATTTCCCGCGCTTGATTATTCCGATTTCCGCGATCCTGAGCTCCGCAGTTGATTTTATGATCAGCCTGGTGCTTTTTTTCATTGCACTGATCTACTTCCAGGTTTCCATTAACTGGTTACATCTATTGTTTATTCCTGTAGCTTTGATTCTTATCGCTCTTTCCACCTTGGGAATCGGGATGTTCCTGGCAGCACTGAATATCAAATACCGCGATGTGCGTTACGCCCTTCCTTTTTTTATCCAGGGAATGCTCTTCGTTTCACCCATCATGTTCCCGATTTCCATTACCTCCAACAAGATTGCAGCAACTATTTTACAGTTCAACCCGGTTGCAGGTGCCCTGGAATTGATCCGGAGTGTTTTTACCCAGTACGAAATGAATGTCACCACGATCATTTACAGCAGTATTTCTGCCGCTGTGCTATTCATTTTAGGATTGTATTACTTCCGGAAAACAGAAGCTTACTTTGCCGATTTAGCATAA
- the rlmH gene encoding 23S rRNA (pseudouridine(1915)-N(3))-methyltransferase RlmH, with translation MQVTLLCIGKTGKKFLEEGEQEYLKRLRHYISFQLQIIPDIKQAKSLSQSQIKQREGELILEKINPTDTLILLDEKGKEFSSMDFSAYLQDQFNRGGKHIYFVVGGPYGFSEEVYQRANGKISLSQMTFSHQMIRLFFIEQVYRAMTILRNEPYHHQ, from the coding sequence ATGCAGGTAACACTACTTTGTATCGGTAAAACGGGAAAAAAATTCCTGGAAGAAGGAGAACAGGAATATTTGAAACGGCTTCGCCATTATATTTCGTTTCAATTACAGATTATTCCGGATATCAAACAAGCTAAAAGTTTATCGCAAAGCCAGATCAAGCAGCGGGAAGGAGAACTGATCCTCGAAAAAATAAATCCAACAGACACACTCATTCTTCTGGATGAAAAAGGAAAGGAATTCAGTTCGATGGATTTTTCTGCTTACCTGCAGGACCAGTTTAATCGCGGTGGCAAACACATTTATTTTGTCGTGGGCGGACCTTACGGATTCAGTGAAGAAGTTTACCAGCGGGCAAACGGAAAAATCTCGCTTTCACAGATGACTTTTTCCCATCAGATGATCCGTTTATTCTTTATTGAGCAAGTCTACCGGGCCATGACCATTTTGAGAAATGAACCGTATCATCATCAGTAG